The genomic window TTCTAGCGTTTGAAAGTTCTCATTAAAGTATTCTTCTTGCTCTGGTAAAAGCTCAGTTAATGTATCGCGAATGCTTTGAGCAATCTCAATGGATCGAATGGGATCTAACCATACGTGAGGATCTTGATCGCCATGATGATGGTCATCATGATCATCAATTAGAATGAGAACAGTGTCGCTAGTTGAGATAATCGTATCTTCTTCATCATATTGGATCGCTTTTACTTGCAAGTTATCTTGATCTGCTGTTAGGGTGAATTCAGTGGTAGGCTCTTCTGATGCTTGTTCCCAGTCTTCGTCATCTGTACGTGTATACCAAACCCATTCACCATCCTCTTCCACTGATAAAGTGAGTGAATCCCCACTGTGATAATGATCTTGAAGGCCATTTAGTTTAGTATCGCCTTCCTCAGCAATCGGAGATGCGTCCGTATGCTCACTGTGATCATGATCGCTATCAATTAAATGGGTTTGAGCACTTCCTTCTAAAACGTGTACAGATTGATTTTCTATAGCAGATAAAATGCTATCTGCAAAGGGCTCCAACTCTGCGCCATTGTAAATAAAGAGGTCTGCTTCTGCTACTTCAATCATTTCTTGTGGCGTTGGTTCATAGGTGTGTGCATCGGCTCCAGCAGGAACGATGTTTTCCACGTTTACAAAATCGCCGCCAATGGCTTTTGTCCAATCTTCATAAGGGAAAATCGATGTCTTTATATGCAATTGATCGCTATCTTCATCCGCTCCTTGATTACTATTGCAAGCAGCTACCATCACTAGTGCTACTAATCCAAGAGAGCGTAAATATGTTTTCTTCATTATATGCTCCTAACCGTAATAATTACGTTTTGTGTAACCTAAAGAATTATATCGCAATCATAATTATTTGTGAAGAGATAAGGCTAAATTCGGCCGAAGGGGGACAGTAAATGAATCGAATTATTGCCCATCGAGGGTTTTCTAGTCTTTATCCTGAAAACACGATGCGTGCGTTTGAAGAGGCCTTCAATAGTGGTTGTCGAATGATTGAATTGGATGTCCAATTAAGTTTGGACAATGTTCCAGTTGTTATACATGATGAGAAAGTAAACCGGGTAACAAATGGCAACGGTTTTGTACATACACTTACCCTTGCGGAATTACGAGAATTGAAAGTGATGGGAACAGAATCCATTCCAACGCTTAAAGAAGTGCTCAAACATTTTAAAGGGAAAGTTCAATTAATCATTGAACTGAAAAATCAAAAGCAGCTGGAAACAAAGATTGAAGAAAGAGTGTTAGCTGATATTATGGAAGTTGGAAGCTTGAAGGATGTGCAGGTAATTTCATTTGATCACGATTGTATTGACCGCCTGAAAAAAGTAGCACCACCTAAGCTGGAGGTTGGCTATATTCAGCGCAAGCCTACGAAAAGACTATTTAAACGAATGGAAAATCAACGTATTTCATCGGTGACGATGAACTATCTATTTTTCTCAAAGCGAGTGGTGAGAAAATGCCAAAGAGAAGGCTATCGACTCGTATTTTACAATGTAACAAAAGTAAAACAGATTCAAAGGTGTTTGCGCTATCCTCACGTTTATGTAACAGTGAAGGCGCTTAACAATTTGCCTCGTCTGTTTAAAGTAACGGACTAAAGGGTATATAAACAAAGATTATTATTGTGGAGGGTATTAACTTGAAAAAAATGACATGGTTGATCGTTGCACCTGCTAGTACACTGATGCTTGTAGCTTGTGGTGGTGACGAAACAGGTGGAGAAGAAAACAGTTCAACAGGAACAAATTCAAATGAAGAGGTTCAGCAAGGGGAATCCTTATCAGTTGAAGAGGTTTTAACAAATACCGAAGAAGCGATGAACAATGTAGATAGCTTTAGAACAGAAATGAGTATGACATACGATATTCGTATGTCAGCGGAAGAAGCAGATGAAACGATGGAATTTGCTGTTGATACAATAATGGACGCTATTTCTGAGCCACTTAGTTTTAAAATGAACACCATGATGACTGCTTCAGAGCTTGGGATGGATGTTAGCACGGATCAGTACTTCGAAGATGGCATCTTTTATATGGAAAATCCATTAGGTGAAGGCTGGTTAATGATGGATATTAGTGATGAGATGGAGTTAGAAGATGAGCTTCAAGTCGATTCACAAGAGCAAATTAATATGTTGAAAGACATGATGACACATATTGAGATGTCAGAGGAAGAGGATTCCTATGTTATTTCTATGGAAGGCGATAATGAAGACTTCCAACAGTTTATCCATTGGTTTATGGAAATGGGTGGCCAAAATGAAGCGGCTATCCCTCAAGAAGAATTAGATACGATGTTCGAGAATATGGAAGTCGAGAATATGACTTACAGCCTTGTTGTAGACAAAGATACATTCTATCAACAGTCAGTCGCTATGAGTGTTGATATGTTAATGGAGGAAGAAGGGGAAACGGCTAATTTTACGATGGACGTTGCTGGAACCTATTCCATGTACAATGAAATTGATTCAATTGATATACCGGATGAAGTCATTGAAAACAGTGTTGATATTGAAGAAATGTTCGGTGGGCTAGAGTTTGATGAAACAGAGGATGACATGTAAGGTCATTATGAGTGTCTAGTGAGCTATAGCTCACTAGACTTTTTTTTATTCTGCATCAGTCGAGCACGTGATAGTGACAGGAGAGTATTCACCAATGACTGTTTGTCCGTGAACAGATACACTACCTTCGTTCGTAAGATCTTTTTCTGTCATAATACCAAGTGCAATTGTGAATTGGTTTAATTTTACTGGTATATTAGTCTCCCGTCTTACTTCTTGCCCGTTTACATAAAAAAGGGCTTCGTCCCTCTGCCGATCGTATCGAATGGTAAATGTATTAAATTCATGAGGTTTAAAATGATCTGTTGCTTCTTTAAATAAGCAGAAGTATTTGGTTTTTCCAGTGTCAGGTACTGTCACACCAGGAAACGGTAAAATGCCATAAACCGATGCGTATTGATCGTCTGTTGCAAAGAAATCAAGCGCTGCACCTGTAGTGAAATCAAGCAAATTAAATGAAACATATCCATCGTATAGATCTCCAGGCTTCGTATCTTTTGTTCGTGCTTTTATCTCTACCTCAATTTCGATCTGTCCTTCTTCAGGAATTTCAACAGGTTCAGCTGAATAATACATATGCTTCGCATTGTCTAAAATCTGAATAGAGTCATGATGGTTGGATAGAGGAGCACGTACATAGAGTGTCCTGTTGCGCACAATGACAACAGCTTCAGGCTCTTGGTATTTCCAGAAAGAGCCGTCTGGTAATGGGAACCCACCTATTTTCCATGTATCCTCGCTGGATAAAATTGTATCAAAATTACCTAAAACCTTTTTCACACAGCATCACTCCTTCTCTAAATTAGCCCGTAAATCAATAACGATCCTATAATAACGATACCGGTTCGCGTGGTTGCTTTTAAGGATGCGCCCATTAATTGTCCGTAGACCGGGCTTTTGTTTGTTGGACCGAGTTTCCTATAGACACTAGCAAGCGGAATGGCAGCGAATAAGGCAACAATTGCGTACCAAGGTAAAACACGAATAACGCTTAAAAGTGGAATGGAGAGAAAAGCGAGTGCAGCCAAACTTTTTGAAAAGATGAGACCATCTTTTTCCCCCCACAAAACAACCAATGTTTTTTTGCCAGCCTCTTGATCTGCGCGCCAGTGGAGGAAATGGTGATTAAACAAAATAAGTGTCGTTAATAGCCCCACTGGTATCGAAAGAAGAAAGACTTCCAAAGGCAATGAACGGGTCATCACAAAATAACTTCCGGTTATTGGAAGTACACCGAAAGCAAGAAAAATGGCGATCTCACTATAGCCTTTGCCTCTATAACCGAATTTTAAAGGCGGTGCTACATAGAAGTAAGCAATGAGTCCACCAGCAATTGCAAACAGCAGTAATTCCCAACCTCGTAAAATAGCTAAAAGAAGTCCCGACACAAACGCAATTACGAACAAAGCCCAAGTGACAAATGTAAATTGACCTTCGCTCACTTTGCCATTCGCCAATAATCGAGAATTAGTCGAAATGGATTCTTCGGATTTTTCGGCTTGCGTATCAACACCATTGCGGAAGTCCCATAAATCATTAATCATATTTGAAAACAAATGAGCTGCTAAAGCGCCAATTAAAGTAAGTAAAAAGAAGAACAGATGAAAAATCCCATCCCAAGCATAAGCAGCAACCGATCCAATCATAACAGGTAAAATCATAACAGGAAGCACTTGAGCTCGAGCGGCTTTAAGCCAAAATGTAAGTGTTTGTATGTTGTTCACCTCCTGCCATTCACGGACAACTAAGCTGTCCAATGATGACTATACACGTTGCTATTTAAATGCACAATAAAAGACGCTTGTAGATTGGTGGTTTGGAAAAACTTACTGATGTGCTATGCTAGTAGAATAAGAAATCGCTTTAATTTCTTTGAAAGAAGGGAACGACTTGGAACATACTGATCTTGTTATTGAAAGAAAAAAGCTACCGTTCTTGTTGCGTATAGGAAAAGTGGTAATGGCCTTAATTGGTTTAACGGGGGTTGTAGCAGGGATTATGATGGCTGCAACACAAGAGGGAAGCATGATACAAGCTTTTTTAATTTTAATGGTATCGATTCTTAGCTTGGGAATTTCCTTGTTGCGAATTCAGACGGTAACCTGTCCTCATTGCCAAGCAACGTCGACGATTCATACGTTAACGGTTGATTTTGAATGCCGTCGTTGTTTAAAGCCTACTGCAATTAAATGGAAGAAGTAACAAAACCGGTGTTTGTAACCGGTTTTTCTTTTTTTAGCAACATTTTCTGTAAAAAACCCCTTTCTATTTATGCGTTTCTTCTTTATAATGTATCCATTAGCAACTAGTAAATACGAATATTATAGCTTACTCGTATAATAGCGGTAATAAGGTCCGCGAGTCTCTACCAGACTGCCATTTAACGGTCTGACTACGAGTGATCCATTTTTGCGCGCTTTTTACATCATGTAGAAGCCGAAAGATCACTCGGAGAAGTCCGTTTATCTTTCGGCTTTTTTCTATTTTAGGAGGATGAAAAATGAAGCAATTAAAGGAAGCAATTATGGAAAGAGGAACGGTTTTATCGACTGGTGTTTTAAAGGTGGATCAATTTCTTAATCACCAAGTTGACACTACATTAATGTCAGAAATCGGGTTGGAATTTGCACGATTATTTGAGAACGATCGCGTAACAAAAGTGATTACGATTGAATCATCAGGTATTGCGCCAAGTTTTATGTGTGCGCATCAGTTACACGTACCACTCATTTTTGCGCGTAAGAAAAAATCGTTAACAATGAATCAAGCAAATGTATACTCTAGCCGTGTTTATTCCTTTACAAAGCAAGAATATTCCGAAGTGACGGTTTCAAAAGAGTTGATTGAAAAAGGAGACCGAGTCCTGTTAATTGATGATTTCTTAGCGAATGGGGAAGCGGCATCTGGTTTAGTGAGTATCGTTGAACAAGCAGGTGCAACCGTTGCAGGCGTAGGGATTGTTATTGAGAAATCATTTCAAGATGGTCGTAAAAAGCTTGAAGAAAGAGGTTTGCGAATTGAATCACTTGCAAGAATTGCTTCTCTAGATGGTTCAACAGTAACATTCATTGATGAAACTGCTTTAGTAAACAACTAACGAAGGGTGGGATGTTTTGTGAACCAGGTACATTATCCGTTATTTAAGAGGCAGGATGTTGATGCGTTCTTTGCACTCTTTCAAAATAATTTGGCAAATTTTGTTGTAATCACCGTCTCTTTGCTGGCGATGGGCTTCTCAACAGACCTCGTCTTTGGGAGGATTATTCCAGGTGTCGCGGTAGCTGTGATTGTAGGAAATCTATACTATGCGCATATGGCGAAGCGTTTAGCGCAAAAAGAGAATCGGAGTGACGTTACAGCGCTCTCTTATGGTGTATCCACACCGGTTATGTTTGTATTTTTGTTTGGGGTGACGGCACCCGCACTCGCGTTAACGAACGACCATGAACTGGCTTGGAAAATTGCGGTTGCTGCTGCTTTCTTATCAGGACTTGTAGAAGCACTTGTTGCTTTCTTTGGGAACTGGGTGCGAAAACATACTCCCCGACCAGCGCTTTTAGGTGCTTTGGCAGGGGTAGCATTTACGTTTGTTGCCGGTGAAATGTTGTTTTCGGTTTTTGAAATTCCAATTATTGGACTTGTGGCCATGGCAGTGATTTTAGTTGGTTTTGTTGCAAAAGTAGGTCTTCCATTTAATATTCCTGCTTCTTTATTAGCAATCATTGTTGGTGTTGTATTAGCTTTTGTACTTGGCTATCAAACCAGTAGTGATTTAACAACAGCACTAAGCAATGTTGGTTTTTACCCTTTCTTGCCTACCCTTGCGGCTTTTGAAGGGATGAGTTATTTGTTTGGTGCACTTATTGGTCTTTTAGGGATTTTAATTCCTATTACGATTTATAATGCGATTGAAACAATGAATAATGTCGATGCAATGTCAGCTGCTGGAGATTCGTATGATGTGAGAGAATGCCAGGCAGTGGACGGAATTGGTGCGATGCTAGGTGCTTGTTTTGGTGGGATGTTCCCAACCACCGTTTACATTGCGACAGTTGGAGCGAAACAGCTTGGAGCTGGGCGTGGTTATAGTATTCTAAATGCAAGTATCTTTGCGTTAGCCTCGATCACAGGATTAATTGGTGCATTTTCCGCTTTAATTCCAATGGCGGCAGTTGCCCCGATTCTCGTATTTGTAGGAATGTCTATGATTGGAAGTACATTTGCTAACAATGCCCGTCGCTACTATCCAGCGATTGCTTTAGCGATGCTTCCTTATATTGCAAATTATATGATGACACGCTTTAATAATGGTGCGCCAGAGGTTGTCGCTGGTATATCGGAAGGAATTGTCCCTCTTGGACAAGGTGCAATGTTCACAGCTATTATTCTCGGTGCCATTACAGTCTTTTTAATTGATAAAGATTTTTATAAGGCAAGTATTTTCTCTCTTATTGGAGCATTACTCTCATTCTTTGGCTTTATGCACGCCCCGTCGCTCGCGCTAAACGCGGCATTTGACTATACGGTGGGGTATGTGATCATCGCATTATTCTTTGTATATACAGGCTATCGTGAAGCAAAGAATACCGAT from Shouchella hunanensis includes these protein-coding regions:
- a CDS encoding DUF6612 family protein, with the translated sequence MTWLIVAPASTLMLVACGGDETGGEENSSTGTNSNEEVQQGESLSVEEVLTNTEEAMNNVDSFRTEMSMTYDIRMSAEEADETMEFAVDTIMDAISEPLSFKMNTMMTASELGMDVSTDQYFEDGIFYMENPLGEGWLMMDISDEMELEDELQVDSQEQINMLKDMMTHIEMSEEEDSYVISMEGDNEDFQQFIHWFMEMGGQNEAAIPQEELDTMFENMEVENMTYSLVVDKDTFYQQSVAMSVDMLMEEEGETANFTMDVAGTYSMYNEIDSIDIPDEVIENSVDIEEMFGGLEFDETEDDM
- a CDS encoding glycerophosphodiester phosphodiesterase — encoded protein: MNRIIAHRGFSSLYPENTMRAFEEAFNSGCRMIELDVQLSLDNVPVVIHDEKVNRVTNGNGFVHTLTLAELRELKVMGTESIPTLKEVLKHFKGKVQLIIELKNQKQLETKIEERVLADIMEVGSLKDVQVISFDHDCIDRLKKVAPPKLEVGYIQRKPTKRLFKRMENQRISSVTMNYLFFSKRVVRKCQREGYRLVFYNVTKVKQIQRCLRYPHVYVTVKALNNLPRLFKVTD
- a CDS encoding DUF6081 family protein, with the protein product MKKVLGNFDTILSSEDTWKIGGFPLPDGSFWKYQEPEAVVIVRNRTLYVRAPLSNHHDSIQILDNAKHMYYSAEPVEIPEEGQIEIEVEIKARTKDTKPGDLYDGYVSFNLLDFTTGAALDFFATDDQYASVYGILPFPGVTVPDTGKTKYFCLFKEATDHFKPHEFNTFTIRYDRQRDEALFYVNGQEVRRETNIPVKLNQFTIALGIMTEKDLTNEGSVSVHGQTVIGEYSPVTITCSTDAE
- a CDS encoding xanthine phosphoribosyltransferase; protein product: MKQLKEAIMERGTVLSTGVLKVDQFLNHQVDTTLMSEIGLEFARLFENDRVTKVITIESSGIAPSFMCAHQLHVPLIFARKKKSLTMNQANVYSSRVYSFTKQEYSEVTVSKELIEKGDRVLLIDDFLANGEAASGLVSIVEQAGATVAGVGIVIEKSFQDGRKKLEERGLRIESLARIASLDGSTVTFIDETALVNN
- a CDS encoding uracil permease, which gives rise to MNQVHYPLFKRQDVDAFFALFQNNLANFVVITVSLLAMGFSTDLVFGRIIPGVAVAVIVGNLYYAHMAKRLAQKENRSDVTALSYGVSTPVMFVFLFGVTAPALALTNDHELAWKIAVAAAFLSGLVEALVAFFGNWVRKHTPRPALLGALAGVAFTFVAGEMLFSVFEIPIIGLVAMAVILVGFVAKVGLPFNIPASLLAIIVGVVLAFVLGYQTSSDLTTALSNVGFYPFLPTLAAFEGMSYLFGALIGLLGILIPITIYNAIETMNNVDAMSAAGDSYDVRECQAVDGIGAMLGACFGGMFPTTVYIATVGAKQLGAGRGYSILNASIFALASITGLIGAFSALIPMAAVAPILVFVGMSMIGSTFANNARRYYPAIALAMLPYIANYMMTRFNNGAPEVVAGISEGIVPLGQGAMFTAIILGAITVFLIDKDFYKASIFSLIGALLSFFGFMHAPSLALNAAFDYTVGYVIIALFFVYTGYREAKNTDVSHESEKVEKVA
- a CDS encoding metal ABC transporter solute-binding protein, Zn/Mn family; translated protein: MKKTYLRSLGLVALVMVAACNSNQGADEDSDQLHIKTSIFPYEDWTKAIGGDFVNVENIVPAGADAHTYEPTPQEMIEVAEADLFIYNGAELEPFADSILSAIENQSVHVLEGSAQTHLIDSDHDHSEHTDASPIAEEGDTKLNGLQDHYHSGDSLTLSVEEDGEWVWYTRTDDEDWEQASEEPTTEFTLTADQDNLQVKAIQYDEEDTIISTSDTVLILIDDHDDHHHGDQDPHVWLDPIRSIEIAQSIRDTLTELLPEQEEYFNENFQTLEAQFHELDEAFIDLVETAQGDSFIVSHAGYGYWQQRYGLKQIGIAGISPTSEPSQTELIQTVEAAQELGLTYVFFEPNITPRVAEIVQDHLEAEALLIHPLESLTEEDKENGEDYFSLMYQNVNALEKALNE
- a CDS encoding prenyltransferase; its protein translation is MNNIQTLTFWLKAARAQVLPVMILPVMIGSVAAYAWDGIFHLFFFLLTLIGALAAHLFSNMINDLWDFRNGVDTQAEKSEESISTNSRLLANGKVSEGQFTFVTWALFVIAFVSGLLLAILRGWELLLFAIAGGLIAYFYVAPPLKFGYRGKGYSEIAIFLAFGVLPITGSYFVMTRSLPLEVFLLSIPVGLLTTLILFNHHFLHWRADQEAGKKTLVVLWGEKDGLIFSKSLAALAFLSIPLLSVIRVLPWYAIVALFAAIPLASVYRKLGPTNKSPVYGQLMGASLKATTRTGIVIIGSLLIYGLI